The nucleotide window TCCGAATCCGACCGAAGCAGAATAGGAGGGTTGTGTCCGGCATTTACAAAACGAAATTCATTTGTTTTCGGATGAAAGATGCCCCAGAAGAATGTTATAAATTTGTCGCTTGGTGTATTTTGATAAATGATATCGTTGATACGTCCAGTAGCATCTGCAAGGGGAATATCGACAGGCAATAGAACATGTAACATCGCCTGAAGGTTTGCCATGAGAAGTGCGGCTGGCATGCCCTTTCCAGTGACATCTCCGATAGCAAATAGAAGACGGTTTTCGGGCGCTTCTAAAATATCGAAATAGTCACCTCCTACTTGGTACGATGAAATATTTGTGGCTGAAATATCAAGATTATCACACGTGGGAATAGGATCTGGCAACAAGCCCTTTTGAATACTTTTGGCGATATTGAGTTCTTCTTCCATCCGTTCTTTTTCAATCCGCTCTTCCAACAGATATGTTTTTTGGATTGAGAGGACGGCAAGGTTTCCAAGCGATTGTAAAAAGTTATAGTCAGAGCTGCTGTATTCCTCCTCGTTAGCCCGTTTACCTACCCCTACGATGGCTACGCGTTCACTTTGAAATTGAAGGCCGATAACGGCTTTTATGTCATTGTTAGCTAAAAAGGGAATATCATTTTTTAGTTGTTCATCTACCTCAACAAGATCGTCATCCAGTGAAAAAAGTTGTTCTAATTCGTTATCAGAAAGATTTCCACTGATGCCACTGGTGGTCATCATTTTGCGTTTGCCATCAACTTCGAGAACAAAAAAGAACTTGCGGATTAGCATTTGTCCGAGCATCGCAAATTTGAATATGCGAATAATTTCGCTACGATCAACAAGAATATTAAAATCTTTGCTTAGGTCGAACAGGGTATTTAATTCATATACCTTACGATCGAGCATTCGGTTAATGCGTCGCAGCTCGGTAAACATCCTTGAGTTGGCAATAGCAACGGATGATATAATGCTCAGGCTTTCAACAAAGTCAACTTCGCGCTGTTGGAGCGGGTTTTTATTGCCCTTTGATCCCAGGCATAAGAAACCAATGTGATCGTTACTGGTTTGGAGATTAAAAAAGGTGCAATGCTTATCATCTTCAATAAGGTCGGGCATTTCAAAATCATCTACACCACATTGAATAACCGACTGTTTTTTAACCTTTTCATCCCAATCAAATGAGATGGTTTCTCCTTCTGGTGGACATTGGCGTCCTTTCGATTTTGTAATGATATAATTGTCACTGCCCGGGTGATAGAGCAGAATCATCCCTCGGCTTACCATCAACTTGCCCATGGTGATGAGTAGGAGGTTGTTGAGTACAAAATCCATATCTTGAGACTCAATGAGCAGGCGGGAGGTCTCAAGCAGTGTTTTTAATTCAAAACGGGAATGCTCCTCGTCGTGTTTATTAGAAGAACTGTTCAAAGTATTACTTGTTTTTGGTCATCCGAATTTCGTTGACGGCCCCCTGTTTATTGTATTCTACATCGTCCATAAGTTTTCTAATTAGGTAAACACCGACCCCGCCCCGTTTTTTTTCTTTAATTTTTTGACGAACATCGGGTTTGGAGTAGTCGCTTGGGTCAAAAGCATCGCCAGTGTCAAGCAGAGAAACCCAAAACTTGTTACTGTTATAACCTAATTCGATATCCACCGTTTTTTTATCATCGTGTTTATAGGCATGTTTGATAATATTAGTATAGGCTTCATCTACAGCAAGACGAATATCTGCTACCTGTTGTTTGCCAAAACCAAACTCTTTGGCATACTTTGCCACAAAATCACGTACTTCTGCCAGGTGCTCGGTAGAAGCTTGTACAGAAATACTATATGTAGTGGTTGATTTTGCCAAGGTTCTTGAGATTAAGCTTCGTCGTTTTCGAACTGTTCGATAGCTTTTTTCTCGTTGTCTAAAATGTCGTACAGCGAGGGAAAGCCAAGAAGATCGAACACGTTGTAAACCTTTGGGTTCATATTCGTCAATTTGATATCGCCGCCAAGTGATCGTACATCCTCAATGTATGCCATAAACACTCCCAGGCCGGCACTTGCAATGTAATCCAACTCCTCGCAGTTTACGATGATGTGATGTTTATCTTGGTCAATTAGCTTTTTCAGCGAGTCTTCTAACTGTGATGCGGTGTGGGCATCCAGTTCACCAAAAAGTTCCAAAACATCATACGTCTGAACTTCTTTGTGATTGATTTTAAAGTTTTTCATTGCTGCGGATTTGTTATTAGAAAACTATTCCCGAATGGAATGAACGCCTAAACATAAAAAAATTTACGAACATGGTACGCAAAAATGAGTAAAGGATTAAATTTATTCGGGATGCCCAATGCCGGTGTATGATAATAGTATTAATACAATGAGGATACGAGGGGAGGGAAAAAAAGATTCAAATAAATAAGGCCTCACGAGTATCAGTCGTGAGGCCCTGACTATTCA belongs to Fodinibius sp. Rm-B-1B1-1 and includes:
- a CDS encoding SpoIIE family protein phosphatase — translated: MNSSSNKHDEEHSRFELKTLLETSRLLIESQDMDFVLNNLLLITMGKLMVSRGMILLYHPGSDNYIITKSKGRQCPPEGETISFDWDEKVKKQSVIQCGVDDFEMPDLIEDDKHCTFFNLQTSNDHIGFLCLGSKGNKNPLQQREVDFVESLSIISSVAIANSRMFTELRRINRMLDRKVYELNTLFDLSKDFNILVDRSEIIRIFKFAMLGQMLIRKFFFVLEVDGKRKMMTTSGISGNLSDNELEQLFSLDDDLVEVDEQLKNDIPFLANNDIKAVIGLQFQSERVAIVGVGKRANEEEYSSSDYNFLQSLGNLAVLSIQKTYLLEERIEKERMEEELNIAKSIQKGLLPDPIPTCDNLDISATNISSYQVGGDYFDILEAPENRLLFAIGDVTGKGMPAALLMANLQAMLHVLLPVDIPLADATGRINDIIYQNTPSDKFITFFWGIFHPKTNEFRFVNAGHNPPILLRSDSEEVKELTEGGLILGAMTTMTPYEEQVLSLKSNDILVLYTDGVTEAKNESETEEYGEERLFECIKQHREKPSKQIQEAIIKDIRSYSKDIQADDVTIIVIKVN
- a CDS encoding ATP-binding protein, translating into MAKSTTTYSISVQASTEHLAEVRDFVAKYAKEFGFGKQQVADIRLAVDEAYTNIIKHAYKHDDKKTVDIELGYNSNKFWVSLLDTGDAFDPSDYSKPDVRQKIKEKKRGGVGVYLIRKLMDDVEYNKQGAVNEIRMTKNK
- a CDS encoding STAS domain-containing protein; its protein translation is MKNFKINHKEVQTYDVLELFGELDAHTASQLEDSLKKLIDQDKHHIIVNCEELDYIASAGLGVFMAYIEDVRSLGGDIKLTNMNPKVYNVFDLLGFPSLYDILDNEKKAIEQFENDEA